In a single window of the Desulfovibrio sp. ZJ209 genome:
- a CDS encoding methylglyoxal synthase, whose product MARHVAGAKRIALIAHDNMKAGLIDWCREHKAALEGHELCGTGTTSRLIREATGLHVKSFLSGPLGGDQQVGATLAEGRLDMVIFFSDPLTAQPHDPDVKALLRIAQVYDVPIALNRSSADFFVTSPFFAKEYSYEPHIVDGRRP is encoded by the coding sequence ATGGCAAGACACGTCGCCGGGGCCAAGCGCATCGCGCTCATCGCCCATGACAACATGAAGGCCGGGCTCATCGACTGGTGCCGGGAGCACAAGGCCGCGCTCGAAGGCCACGAGCTCTGTGGCACGGGCACGACCTCGCGGCTCATCAGGGAGGCCACGGGGCTGCACGTCAAGTCCTTCCTGAGCGGCCCCCTTGGGGGCGACCAGCAGGTCGGCGCGACGCTCGCCGAGGGGCGCCTCGACATGGTCATCTTCTTTTCTGACCCGCTCACCGCGCAGCCCCATGACCCCGACGTGAAGGCACTTTTGCGCATCGCGCAGGTGTATGACGTGCCCATCGCGCTCAACCGCTCCAGCGCGGATTTTTTCGTGACATCGCCGTTTTTCGCCAAGGAATACAGCTACGAGCCGCATATTGTGGACGGCCGGCGCCCCTAG
- a CDS encoding EthD family reductase, producing MVFKVIISYDGTAKDRFDRDYYCNNHIPHVRKVWEPFGLLDIRPFFPGVESGATGTVCISQCVFRDKAAMEAAFAAPGTKALLDDIPNFTDLPMQAGIVSPMEG from the coding sequence ATGGTCTTCAAGGTGATTATCTCGTATGACGGCACAGCAAAAGACCGTTTTGACCGCGACTATTATTGCAACAACCATATCCCGCATGTGCGCAAGGTGTGGGAGCCCTTCGGCCTGCTCGACATCAGGCCCTTTTTCCCGGGCGTCGAAAGCGGGGCCACGGGCACGGTCTGCATCAGCCAGTGCGTGTTTCGGGACAAGGCGGCGATGGAGGCGGCCTTTGCCGCCCCCGGCACAAAGGCGCTGCTGGACGACATCCCGAACTTTACCGACCTCCCCATGCAGGCCGGTATCGTGAGCCCCATGGAGGGCTGA
- a CDS encoding DsbA family protein — translation MKETEGTYFIYIADVFCPWCYAFAPVMKNLAGENPDIPVRVLGGNLISRPMTLAEDAAQSPGLVDFWHEVEHASGRSLAGAISAVETARVVRLYSPGADEILAVLKKMAPGHELEQLFELEELFYGQGRDMFTEAALAEIAGHWGIDPAHFASALDQPAALAATERNLEMAAELMGEITSYPSVLLVRGDRYDAVSRGFVHYETVAARLADAMRDLGVPLEESAFCSRHNGCSLRRR, via the coding sequence GTGAAAGAGACGGAAGGAACGTATTTCATCTATATCGCCGATGTATTTTGCCCCTGGTGCTATGCCTTTGCGCCGGTGATGAAGAACCTTGCCGGGGAGAATCCCGACATCCCGGTGCGCGTGCTCGGCGGCAACCTCATCTCGCGCCCCATGACACTGGCGGAAGACGCCGCCCAGTCCCCGGGACTCGTGGACTTCTGGCATGAGGTCGAGCATGCCTCGGGGCGTTCCCTGGCGGGCGCCATCAGCGCCGTGGAGACCGCCCGGGTGGTTCGCCTGTATTCCCCGGGCGCGGATGAGATACTTGCCGTGCTGAAAAAAATGGCGCCGGGCCATGAGCTCGAGCAGCTCTTTGAGCTGGAGGAACTCTTCTACGGCCAGGGCCGCGACATGTTCACGGAGGCGGCACTTGCCGAGATAGCCGGGCATTGGGGCATCGACCCGGCCCACTTCGCCTCGGCCCTCGACCAGCCGGCGGCCCTCGCCGCCACGGAAAGAAACCTTGAAATGGCGGCGGAGCTCATGGGCGAGATCACCTCCTACCCCAGTGTGTTGCTCGTGCGCGGCGACAGGTATGACGCCGTTTCCCGCGGCTTCGTGCATTATGAGACCGTTGCCGCGCGCCTCGCCGATGCCATGCGCGACCTCGGCGTGCCGCTGGAGGAATCGGCCTTTTGCTCCCGCCACAACGGCTGCTCGTTGCGCAGAAGATAA
- a CDS encoding flavodoxin family protein, with protein sequence MNIVILTGSHRPKSNSGILADHFQKGVEEAGHTIFRFDAGHRKVHGCIGCDQCGMNGPCIFDDDFTPLRQPLIEADMVLFSTPMYYFGMSSQLRAVIDRFYAIDQRIMGGKQAALIATFWTTDLRKASGIVESYKNMLAYLRWADRGILLAGGVNAEGEVEETDYPHQIYEFAKSL encoded by the coding sequence GTGAATATCGTTATCCTGACAGGAAGCCACAGGCCGAAGAGCAATTCCGGCATTCTTGCGGACCATTTCCAGAAAGGCGTGGAAGAAGCAGGGCACACCATTTTCAGGTTCGATGCGGGCCACAGAAAGGTCCATGGCTGTATCGGCTGCGACCAGTGCGGCATGAACGGCCCCTGTATCTTCGATGATGATTTTACTCCCTTGCGCCAACCGCTCATCGAAGCGGACATGGTGCTCTTTTCCACCCCCATGTACTATTTCGGCATGTCGTCGCAGCTTCGGGCCGTCATCGACCGCTTCTACGCCATCGACCAGCGGATCATGGGCGGCAAGCAGGCGGCCCTCATCGCCACTTTCTGGACCACCGACCTTCGCAAGGCGTCCGGCATCGTTGAAAGTTACAAGAACATGCTCGCCTATCTCCGCTGGGCGGACAGGGGCATCCTGCTGGCCGGCGGCGTGAATGCGGAAGGCGAGGTGGAGGAGACGGACTATCCCCACCAGATATATGAGTTCGCAAAAAGCCTGTGA
- a CDS encoding cupin domain-containing protein → MATTAGRFAELASSGITAECLVETESAWNGSPLPGYPVGKPLLSIYKYVFPPHTVTADHYHKIINCGVVTSGELTLVCKDGREKTVHAGEAVVEIGGEVHHGENRGDVPCEVIMFYAGDGKTPFSFPA, encoded by the coding sequence ATGGCCACTACAGCGGGCAGGTTTGCGGAGCTTGCTTCCAGCGGCATCACTGCGGAATGCCTCGTTGAGACTGAAAGCGCATGGAACGGCTCCCCACTGCCGGGCTATCCCGTCGGAAAGCCCCTGCTCTCTATCTACAAGTATGTGTTCCCGCCGCATACGGTGACGGCGGATCACTATCATAAAATCATCAATTGCGGCGTCGTCACGAGCGGAGAGCTCACCCTCGTCTGCAAAGACGGCAGGGAAAAGACCGTACATGCCGGCGAGGCGGTGGTGGAGATAGGCGGCGAAGTCCATCACGGAGAAAACCGCGGCGACGTACCTTGTGAAGTGATCATGTTCTATGCCGGGGACGGAAAAACGCCCTTTTCCTTCCCGGCATGA
- a CDS encoding helix-turn-helix domain-containing protein: MKAKKELPECPVATTVSLIGNKWKLLILRNILTGPQRFGELLKGLEGINPKVLTENLKQMEADGLVLRTIYEETPPKVEYRLSELGESMRPIIAELEQWGRHYKAMMG; the protein is encoded by the coding sequence ATGAAAGCAAAGAAAGAATTGCCGGAATGCCCGGTGGCGACCACGGTGAGCCTCATCGGCAATAAATGGAAACTTTTGATTTTGCGCAACATCCTCACCGGGCCCCAAAGGTTCGGGGAACTCCTGAAAGGCCTTGAAGGCATCAATCCCAAGGTCCTGACGGAAAACCTGAAGCAGATGGAGGCCGACGGCCTGGTGCTGCGCACCATCTATGAGGAGACGCCGCCCAAGGTCGAGTACCGCCTGAGCGAACTCGGCGAGAGCATGCGCCCCATCATCGCCGAACTGGAGCAATGGGGGCGGCACTACAAGGCCATGATGGGCTGA
- a CDS encoding nitroreductase family protein: MDMLALIRRRRSIRKYTPEQISGADLEKIIEAGLFAPNAGGRQSPYIVAIHDAELAARVGRLNMATFDRKNLAGMHVSSEQPSVIDDPAIKNAFYGAPTVCAIFAPEDFPYGIPDAYCCAENMVLMASSLGIASCLVARGQETFAMPEGRELAKAWGVPEGYAGCCFVLLGSCRGDYPHEKPRKPGRYTIIG; encoded by the coding sequence ATGGATATGCTTGCATTGATCAGGAGGCGCCGGTCCATACGGAAGTACACGCCAGAGCAGATTTCCGGGGCTGACCTTGAAAAAATCATTGAAGCCGGGCTTTTCGCGCCCAATGCCGGCGGGCGGCAAAGCCCGTACATCGTCGCCATCCATGACGCTGAGCTGGCAGCGCGCGTCGGCAGGCTGAACATGGCGACCTTTGACCGGAAAAACCTGGCCGGCATGCATGTGTCCAGCGAACAGCCGAGCGTCATTGACGACCCGGCCATCAAGAATGCGTTTTACGGCGCTCCAACGGTCTGCGCCATCTTCGCGCCCGAAGATTTCCCCTATGGCATCCCGGACGCCTATTGCTGCGCCGAAAACATGGTGCTCATGGCGTCTTCGCTCGGCATCGCCTCCTGCCTCGTGGCGCGCGGGCAGGAGACTTTCGCCATGCCCGAAGGCCGGGAGCTTGCAAAGGCGTGGGGCGTGCCCGAGGGCTATGCGGGCTGCTGCTTCGTGCTGCTCGGCTCTTGCCGGGGCGACTATCCCCATGAAAAACCCAGGAAGCCGGGCAGATACACCATCATCGGCTGA
- a CDS encoding DMT family transporter codes for MLTRYFARPGGGILIALLTLFCFFCFSLNAILCRSALAACGMDPLRFVAVRCFSGAAMLFAIWAFARPGGAVGLWRELMAQSSWPCAIFLFCYMLCFACGYVAMPSATGTLIQNSAIQVSMIGWGVYCGLRPGRRQLAGLALAFAGLALLLAPGLSSPPFINALLIALAGLSWGAYTMAGRAVADPGLATAGNFLRASLPAAGVLLLSLMNEAGSRTGLEERALLYAIASGAGTSALGYTVWYVVQPRLSVMGSSASQLAVPPITAVLGLVLLGEAISPRLVVCGLMILAGIWLALRTAGRPVGA; via the coding sequence ATGCTGACGCGGTATTTTGCACGCCCGGGAGGCGGTATCCTCATCGCGCTCCTGACGCTGTTCTGTTTTTTTTGCTTCTCCCTCAATGCCATCCTCTGCCGCTCCGCCCTTGCGGCCTGCGGCATGGACCCGCTGCGCTTTGTGGCGGTGCGCTGCTTCTCGGGGGCGGCCATGCTTTTCGCCATCTGGGCTTTTGCCCGGCCCGGGGGGGCCGTGGGGCTCTGGCGGGAGCTCATGGCCCAAAGCTCATGGCCATGCGCCATCTTTCTGTTCTGCTATATGCTCTGTTTCGCCTGCGGCTATGTGGCCATGCCCTCGGCAACGGGCACGCTGATCCAAAATTCCGCCATCCAGGTCAGCATGATCGGTTGGGGCGTTTATTGCGGGCTCAGGCCGGGCAGGCGGCAACTTGCGGGGCTTGCGCTCGCTTTTGCGGGGCTTGCCCTGCTGCTCGCGCCCGGTCTCAGCTCGCCGCCATTTATCAATGCCCTGCTCATCGCCCTGGCGGGGCTCTCGTGGGGCGCCTACACCATGGCCGGCAGGGCCGTTGCCGACCCGGGGCTGGCCACGGCGGGGAACTTTCTCCGCGCCTCCCTGCCGGCCGCGGGCGTGCTGCTGCTTTCGCTGATGAACGAGGCAGGCTCCCGCACGGGCCTCGAAGAACGCGCCCTGCTCTACGCCATCGCCTCCGGCGCGGGTACTTCGGCCCTTGGCTATACGGTGTGGTATGTGGTGCAGCCCAGGCTCAGCGTGATGGGGTCATCCGCAAGCCAGCTCGCCGTGCCACCCATAACCGCTGTCCTAGGCCTTGTACTCCTGGGGGAGGCCATTTCGCCTCGCCTCGTGGTCTGCGGCCTGATGATCCTCGCGGGCATCTGGCTTGCCTTGCGCACAGCCGGGCGACCGGTGGGCGCGTGA
- a CDS encoding cytochrome c biogenesis protein CcdA produces MPHSVFLWLLLSCWSILAWAPPARATDVTPALEFASKGDGVVAAMRYRIPEGYHAYAHEAAETGRPTNLALTLEGKGAMPVLYPSGSLQRDQFDPDSTVSTYEGDVVLAALLPEEARGRMYAAELTMLLCSDRHCLPVSQSLSGTVPELLPDFSGRDWRGPVVALLEKAGLPQASRRGVPVDVLVEEEGTAPPPRASTPAADSGPQEAAAGEEASLPPTDGAALPPPEDFDLKLTPRYSDAALEIFGLGKALFLGLLAGLILNAMPCVLPVLTFKVSGLLLLGGGSGANLRQFREHNLCFAAGILTLFTGLALLLGLADLMWGQLYQNQAILLVMLLLVFLMGLSMLGVFTLPSFDLKPGAAVRNPRLQAYLTGLVSTFLATPCSGPLLGGVLGWAFTQPLFVLVVVFWSVGLGMALPYLVFSIWPALARILPRPGPWMHVFEHLVGFLLLGTALYLLSILPVEKHMQVLSVLLVVALCAWLWGRYCSLSAPPLRRRILGVAGCLLLALAVAWVLRPVTPLPQWRDFSPEYFTANLGKKPLLLEFTADWCPNCKFLEATVLTGERLREWQARHGMELVRVDLTRPNAYAVRLLEMLGSKSIPLTALFPAGDMAEKPLVLRDLYTAEDLGRALHQTFPERLPAPGEPLF; encoded by the coding sequence ATGCCGCACTCAGTTTTCCTTTGGCTGCTCCTCTCCTGCTGGAGCATTCTCGCGTGGGCCCCGCCCGCGCGCGCTACGGACGTGACCCCTGCGCTTGAGTTTGCGAGCAAGGGCGACGGAGTGGTGGCGGCCATGCGCTACCGCATCCCCGAGGGTTACCACGCCTACGCGCACGAGGCCGCGGAGACCGGGCGCCCCACGAACCTGGCACTGACACTGGAAGGCAAGGGCGCCATGCCGGTGCTCTACCCGTCGGGCTCGCTCCAGCGCGACCAGTTCGACCCGGACAGCACGGTCTCCACCTATGAGGGCGACGTAGTCCTGGCGGCGCTCCTGCCGGAGGAGGCCCGTGGGCGCATGTATGCGGCCGAGCTCACCATGCTCCTCTGTTCCGACAGGCATTGCCTGCCCGTAAGCCAGAGCCTCAGCGGCACGGTGCCGGAGCTTTTGCCCGACTTTTCCGGGCGCGACTGGCGCGGGCCCGTGGTGGCCCTGCTGGAGAAAGCCGGGCTCCCGCAGGCCTCGCGCCGCGGCGTGCCCGTTGACGTGCTGGTGGAGGAAGAGGGTACCGCGCCGCCTCCGCGCGCGTCCACGCCAGCCGCTGATTCTGGGCCGCAGGAAGCTGCCGCCGGGGAGGAGGCTTCGCTCCCGCCCACTGACGGCGCCGCGCTCCCGCCACCCGAGGATTTCGACCTCAAGCTCACCCCGCGCTACTCCGACGCCGCGCTCGAGATCTTCGGCCTCGGCAAGGCGCTCTTCCTCGGGCTGCTCGCCGGCCTCATCCTGAACGCCATGCCCTGCGTGCTGCCCGTCCTGACCTTCAAGGTCAGCGGGCTTTTGCTCCTGGGGGGCGGCAGCGGGGCCAACCTGCGCCAGTTCCGCGAGCATAATCTCTGCTTCGCCGCGGGCATCCTCACGCTCTTCACTGGCCTGGCCCTGCTGCTCGGCCTCGCCGACCTCATGTGGGGCCAGCTCTACCAGAACCAGGCCATCCTTTTGGTCATGCTGCTCCTCGTGTTTCTCATGGGGCTCTCCATGCTCGGCGTGTTCACGCTGCCGAGCTTTGACCTCAAGCCCGGTGCCGCTGTGCGCAATCCGCGGCTGCAGGCCTACCTCACGGGGCTCGTCTCCACCTTTCTCGCCACCCCGTGCAGCGGGCCGCTGCTCGGCGGCGTGCTCGGCTGGGCCTTCACGCAGCCGCTCTTCGTGCTGGTGGTGGTGTTCTGGTCCGTGGGGCTCGGCATGGCGCTGCCGTACCTCGTGTTCAGCATCTGGCCGGCCCTCGCGCGCATCCTGCCCCGGCCCGGGCCGTGGATGCACGTTTTCGAGCACCTTGTGGGCTTCCTGCTGCTGGGCACGGCCCTCTACCTGCTCTCCATCCTGCCTGTGGAAAAACACATGCAGGTGCTGAGCGTCCTTTTGGTGGTGGCCCTCTGCGCGTGGCTGTGGGGACGCTATTGCTCGCTCTCGGCGCCGCCCCTGCGCCGCCGCATTCTGGGCGTGGCGGGCTGCCTGCTGCTTGCCCTCGCTGTCGCCTGGGTGCTTCGGCCGGTGACGCCGCTGCCGCAGTGGCGCGACTTTTCGCCGGAATATTTCACGGCCAATCTCGGCAAGAAGCCCCTCCTTCTGGAATTCACCGCCGACTGGTGCCCGAACTGCAAATTCCTCGAGGCCACCGTGCTCACCGGCGAGCGCCTGCGCGAGTGGCAGGCCAGGCACGGCATGGAGCTCGTGCGGGTTGACCTGACCCGCCCCAACGCCTATGCCGTGCGCCTTTTGGAAATGCTCGGCAGCAAGAGCATCCCGCTCACGGCGCTCTTCCCGGCAGGCGACATGGCGGAAAAGCCGCTGGTATTGCGCGACCTGTATACCGCGGAAGACCTGGGGCGCGCGCTTCACCAGACCTTCCCCGAGCGCCTTCCCGCGCCCGGCGAACCCCTGTTCTGA
- a CDS encoding chemotaxis protein CheW, with translation MDPTLKKQDDELLQLVTFSIGDEEFGVNILKVQEIIRTMEITKVPRAPEFVEGVINLRGKVIPIIDLRRRFGLAPKAHDKNTRIIVIEINNIIVGFVVDAVSEVLRIPASTVEPPPPVVAGVESDYISGVGQLQDRLLIMLDLDKLLSSEDVEMLSAM, from the coding sequence ATGGATCCAACTCTGAAAAAGCAGGATGACGAACTCCTGCAACTGGTGACGTTCAGCATCGGCGACGAGGAATTCGGCGTGAACATCCTCAAGGTGCAGGAGATCATCCGCACCATGGAGATCACCAAGGTTCCCCGTGCGCCGGAATTTGTGGAAGGCGTCATCAACCTGCGGGGGAAGGTGATCCCGATCATCGACCTGAGGCGCCGCTTCGGTCTTGCGCCCAAGGCGCATGACAAGAACACGCGCATCATCGTGATCGAGATCAACAATATCATTGTGGGCTTCGTGGTGGACGCCGTGTCGGAGGTGCTCCGCATCCCGGCGAGCACGGTGGAGCCGCCGCCGCCCGTGGTTGCCGGCGTCGAGTCCGACTATATCAGCGGCGTGGGCCAGCTTCAGGACAGGCTGCTCATCATGCTCGACCTCGACAAGCTGCTCTCCAGCGAAGATGTGGAAATGCTGAGCGCCATGTAG
- a CDS encoding histidine kinase encodes MPAPSLPGVLLLCESEALGALDKRALREAGAAEVRVMTSGVAAARMLAGITPDKSGFSPEIIVCTQKLEDMDGEQFCAILRLHPRLLATPVLLILPNDSEAEQLKTLGSGASALLGRPYSVPALQQKLAALLAERPRLDQLRLAAQHTDTSAFDAALATYGVLLRPERQPEDYFRVGMRCLGENRWNHAISAFQRALRSAQIKGEAELGMAAAWKGKGDMPRFHAWLARAAETFVRARRWHRARTAYARLLQDDPAARSPFLAEAHRLIRENAYDEAAEALAQSLEVTPQAQDRFARICLTAQSPEAMLAALEAGLGKAMGESAGDALSQDIRESLNAFAKEREERQRQVAAERQRQLSRVMAARRGASAEGDGGAVEGAEAEAALGQDAGAEAATQAAASRRERPAASATPGKAAPAAGEMDADQSAEEDESAKTPPAPALRPLTEADATTSLFSGIPMLNELIAVIKLTWKLMRRTR; translated from the coding sequence ATGCCTGCCCCAAGCCTGCCCGGTGTGCTGCTCCTGTGCGAGAGCGAGGCTCTCGGCGCGCTGGACAAGCGCGCCCTCAGGGAGGCCGGGGCCGCCGAGGTGCGGGTCATGACTTCCGGGGTGGCGGCGGCGCGCATGCTGGCGGGCATCACGCCCGACAAGTCCGGCTTTTCCCCCGAGATCATCGTCTGCACGCAAAAGCTGGAAGACATGGATGGCGAACAGTTCTGCGCCATCCTGCGCCTGCATCCGCGCCTTCTGGCCACGCCCGTCCTGCTCATCCTGCCCAATGACAGCGAGGCCGAGCAGCTCAAGACCCTGGGCAGCGGCGCAAGCGCCCTGCTCGGGCGCCCCTATTCGGTGCCCGCGCTCCAGCAAAAGCTCGCCGCGCTCCTCGCCGAGCGCCCGAGGCTCGACCAACTGCGCCTCGCGGCGCAGCATACGGATACCAGCGCCTTTGACGCGGCGCTCGCCACCTACGGCGTCCTGCTCAGGCCCGAGCGCCAGCCCGAGGATTATTTTCGCGTAGGCATGCGCTGCCTCGGCGAGAACCGCTGGAACCACGCCATCAGCGCCTTCCAGCGCGCCCTGCGCAGCGCGCAGATCAAGGGCGAGGCTGAGCTCGGCATGGCGGCCGCCTGGAAGGGCAAGGGCGACATGCCGCGCTTCCACGCGTGGCTCGCGCGGGCCGCTGAGACCTTCGTGCGCGCGCGCCGCTGGCACCGCGCCCGTACCGCCTATGCGCGCCTGTTGCAGGACGACCCCGCCGCGAGGAGCCCCTTCCTTGCTGAGGCGCATCGCCTCATCCGCGAAAACGCCTATGACGAAGCGGCCGAAGCCCTGGCCCAGAGCCTCGAGGTGACGCCGCAGGCGCAGGACAGGTTCGCCCGCATCTGCCTGACCGCGCAAAGCCCCGAAGCCATGCTGGCCGCGCTGGAGGCCGGGCTTGGCAAGGCCATGGGCGAGAGCGCGGGCGACGCCCTGAGCCAGGACATCCGCGAAAGCCTCAACGCCTTCGCAAAAGAACGCGAGGAGCGCCAGCGCCAGGTGGCGGCGGAACGCCAAAGGCAGCTCAGCAGGGTCATGGCCGCCCGGCGCGGCGCCAGTGCGGAAGGGGATGGCGGAGCGGTGGAAGGCGCGGAAGCTGAAGCGGCGCTCGGGCAGGATGCCGGCGCCGAAGCCGCAACGCAGGCGGCAGCCTCACGCCGGGAGCGGCCGGCCGCAAGCGCAACGCCCGGAAAGGCCGCGCCCGCAGCCGGGGAAATGGATGCAGATCAAAGTGCGGAAGAAGACGAAAGCGCGAAAACGCCGCCGGCCCCGGCCCTCAGGCCCCTCACCGAAGCCGACGCCACCACCAGCCTTTTCTCCGGCATTCCCATGCTGAACGAGCTCATTGCCGTCATCAAGCTCACCTGGAAGCTCATGCGCCGCACGCGCTAG
- a CDS encoding TRAP transporter large permease, giving the protein MESTLFQDPAFWLLTLFLVPLILRVPIALSLGVAALMVVWKWDMGLNMLSYNFFAGIAKFPLLAIPFFILAGYIMERAGIASRIVTLMESLMGTMTGGLAIATVAVATFWGAVSGSGPATVAALGLILIPGMTRVGYDRDFAAATVSVTSGLAIVIPPSIAFIVYGGIANVSVPALFAAGFVPGLIVALCIMGAVYLISRRKGYRGKRGTKPVGKAFREAFWGVLTPAVILGGIYGGIFTPTEAAAVAVFWGLFVGIFIYRTINSVKILFEIFSASMQATAVVMIVVTCAGLYSWVASTVGLVERGSALLLSVSSDPWVVLLMINIILLLAGMLLDAISIYYVFLPFMLPIMAHFGWDPIWFGIMMTVNLAVGQVTPPVAVNLYVGANISGLTMEQISKAALPLIGAALLALIVIVLFPGLSTFLPRLLGLS; this is encoded by the coding sequence ATGGAAAGTACGCTTTTTCAGGACCCCGCCTTCTGGCTTTTGACGCTCTTCCTCGTGCCGCTCATCCTGCGCGTTCCCATCGCGCTCTCCCTGGGCGTTGCGGCGCTGATGGTCGTCTGGAAGTGGGACATGGGCCTGAACATGCTTTCCTACAACTTTTTCGCGGGTATCGCCAAGTTTCCGCTGCTCGCCATCCCCTTCTTCATCCTTGCGGGCTATATCATGGAGCGCGCGGGCATCGCCTCGCGCATCGTGACCCTCATGGAATCGCTCATGGGCACCATGACGGGCGGCCTCGCCATCGCCACAGTTGCCGTCGCCACCTTCTGGGGCGCGGTGAGCGGCTCGGGGCCGGCCACCGTGGCTGCGCTCGGGCTCATCCTCATCCCCGGCATGACGCGCGTGGGCTATGACCGCGACTTCGCGGCCGCCACGGTCTCCGTGACCTCGGGCCTCGCCATCGTCATCCCGCCGAGCATCGCCTTCATCGTCTACGGCGGCATCGCCAACGTGTCCGTTCCCGCGCTCTTTGCCGCCGGTTTCGTGCCCGGCCTCATCGTGGCCCTGTGCATCATGGGCGCGGTGTACCTCATCTCCCGCAGGAAGGGCTATCGCGGCAAGCGCGGCACCAAGCCGGTGGGCAAGGCCTTTCGGGAGGCCTTCTGGGGGGTGCTCACCCCGGCGGTCATCCTCGGCGGCATCTACGGCGGCATCTTCACGCCCACCGAGGCCGCGGCTGTGGCGGTCTTCTGGGGGCTCTTCGTAGGTATCTTCATCTACCGCACCATCAACAGCGTGAAGATACTGTTCGAGATCTTTTCCGCCAGCATGCAGGCCACGGCGGTGGTGATGATCGTGGTGACGTGCGCGGGGCTCTATTCGTGGGTGGCGTCCACGGTAGGGCTTGTGGAGCGCGGGTCGGCGCTGCTGCTTTCCGTCTCCAGCGACCCGTGGGTCGTGCTCTTGATGATCAACATCATCCTGCTGCTCGCGGGCATGCTGCTGGACGCCATTTCGATCTATTATGTCTTCTTGCCCTTCATGCTGCCCATCATGGCCCATTTCGGCTGGGACCCCATCTGGTTCGGCATCATGATGACCGTCAACCTCGCCGTCGGGCAGGTCACGCCGCCGGTGGCCGTCAACCTCTATGTGGGCGCCAATATCAGCGGCCTGACCATGGAGCAGATCAGCAAGGCGGCGCTGCCACTCATTGGCGCGGCGCTTTTGGCGCTCATCGTCATCGTGCTCTTTCCGGGCCTTTCCACCTTCCTGCCCAGGCTGCTCGGGCTTTCGTAG
- a CDS encoding TRAP transporter small permease produces MRHPLHYLNEHFEEVLGSILLAVMATVAFINVIVRYCTSFSFAWSEELTVNFFVWVVLLGTARAFRQGTHLGMNIVYEALPKPARKACYWLGCALCVLFFGALCWTGTLEVLDEYELDSISESLGVPVWWYTIATPLFSLLIIVRMCQRSWLDLRTGNF; encoded by the coding sequence ATGCGCCACCCGCTCCACTACCTGAACGAGCATTTCGAGGAAGTGCTCGGCTCCATCCTGCTCGCCGTTATGGCCACGGTGGCCTTCATCAATGTCATCGTGCGCTACTGCACCTCGTTTTCCTTTGCCTGGAGCGAGGAACTGACGGTGAACTTCTTTGTCTGGGTGGTCTTGCTCGGCACGGCGCGCGCCTTCCGCCAGGGCACGCACCTCGGCATGAACATCGTGTACGAGGCGCTGCCTAAGCCGGCCCGCAAGGCGTGCTACTGGCTCGGCTGCGCCCTTTGCGTGCTCTTTTTCGGCGCGCTCTGCTGGACGGGCACGCTTGAAGTCCTCGATGAATACGAGCTCGACTCCATTTCCGAGTCCCTCGGCGTGCCCGTGTGGTGGTATACCATTGCGACGCCGCTGTTTTCGCTGCTGATCATCGTGCGCATGTGCCAGCGCTCCTGGCTTGACCTGCGCACGGGCAACTTTTAG